GAAACTTTGTAGTTTCCTGCGGGAAGAACTTTGTTCTCCTTATCGTTTCCGTCCCAACTGATTTTAACTGGGCCTTTTTGCTGATGATTGAGTTCCATCTCTTTGACAATGTTCCCATTAGGATCGGTGATCGAAATCTGAACCACATCAGCTTCATCGGCGAGATCAAAACTGATCTCGTGTTTTTTATCACCTTTGGCGCGATCAATCTTGCTACTGTCACCCGAAATATATTTACCCATGAGATCCAGCGACTGATACTGAGTATTACTCACCTGGTTTTTGTTCATGTCGGTGAGCACCTCTTTAATGTTCGACATTTGCTCCAAGGATGAGAATTGCGCTAACTGTGCCGCCATCTCGTGCTCTTTTAATGGATTCATCGGATCTTGATTTTTCACTTGAGTGAGCATCAGTTTAAAGAACGCATCCTTATCGAGCTTGGGATTTCCCTTTCCTTCGATAGCCCGACCCGTTTTGGTCATCTCGTTTCCAGAAATCTGGTTGGCGACTTCACCGACGCTGGGCTGATTGGAATTCTTTTTAGGAGCGCCCGCCTTCGCGGAATCTGCTGCTGCTGAAAAAGGCTGACTATTGACTTTCATTTTCTACTCCTTAAGCCACCACGTTCAAACGACCATTCCCTGCAGGACGCGTTTGAGCGGGATGAAGTCCTTGCGGACCATTCGCCGATGTTGGGAATCGTTCAAGTTCCATTCCCATAGTTTGTTGACGGAAAGCCTGGCGATCATCGCGGAACTGGCCGAGGAAGTTGCGCGCAAACTGCTGATCCATCTGATTTGGATTGTTGTTCTGCATATCTTTAAATGAGTCAGACACGTCGACTTTGACGGTTTCTATTTTTAAATTTTGGCCCTCTAAGGCCGTACGAATTTCTGAGAGATTGTTTTCGAGAGCGCGTTTGATTTCGGCATTATCAGCCTTCATCTCTATGCTCACCACTCCCGCATCAACACCCACTTTTAGATCAATCGTGCCCATGCCTTCAGGCGTGAGCTTCATGACCATTTCGCCGCCGCCATCTTTAATCATCGTACGCACATTGGTGACAACGGCGTCGGAGTTTTCTTTTTGTTGCACTTGAGTCATCTCGGAGGCTTTCGCTTCGAGAACTTTAGAAAACTGATCTGTAATTTTATCTTTGTTCTGAACTCCGATTTGATCGGCCCGCACGTCGGCTAAACTTTCTGCTAAATTTTGCTCATCCTGCGAAAAATCCTTTAAGTTCTCCTCTTTATTTCCGATAGAACTATCGAGAGCGCCAACTTGAATATCCGCAGTGGCTGAGTCCTGAGAAAGAATAGACGTGTTTTCAGCAGCGCCCTCTACCGATGGTTGCGCTTTTAGTCCCAAAGATTCATTGAGCTTTAACAGATCCGCAAATTCCGATACTTCCTGGGGAGATACCGCTTCCATTTGAGAAATATCAATACCCTCTGTTCCTTCGAGAACTGGGTTTTCGATATTCATGATTTCACTCTGTGTCACATTTAAATCTAAAAGATCTTTTGTCGGTGTTGATTGCGGAAGGATCCCGTCCATTCCTTGGATCTCACCTTCGACGATGTCTTGGGGCATTCCATTCGTGATCAATGGGCTCGATTTTTCTGGTGATGTCGCGTCCACTTTGGCTACAGGTTTACCCTGAGATTCTGACTTATCAGAAGGCCTCATTGTTTTGGGCTGCTGAGAGTTCTGGTGTGGACTTTCTTGAGCCGCGACTTCCTCTTCTTTCCGTTTAGGCGCTTTCTTTTGGGTTTTCTCTAATTCTCTTTCAAAAGAACGATCCGCCTTCTTTAAAGAAGACTTCTCCGGTGCGTGAGCTCCCGGCTTTTGAACTAAAATATTATTCTTCCCCTGTGCCCCTGTAACCACTCGAACCCCTTTTAGTAACCCGAATATTTCTCTGAAAGTACTTTTGCCTTCGCCGGCTCTATAAAATTTAAAATACTTCCCGCATCTTGCTTCTTCATTCTCTTTAACACGCTCACGGCTAAGTTCTCATCGAGCTTAGTGATAATCATCGCTGCGCTTTGCGGCTTCATGTTGGCATACACCCCGACCAACTTATTGACGTTCTCTTCATCCTCGGCGACTCGCTTATCTAAACGAGAGGCAATGTTCTTCCGCGCCAGTTCGAGTTCATCAATCTTCTTTTGAAGCTCATCTTTCTCCTTCTGCAATTTCTCTTCCATCTCTTGGAGTCTTTTCTCACGAGAATTCAACTCGTCTTCTTTAGCGATCAAATGTTCAATATAATTGGCGTTTTCTTTAACCGCGCTGGGCTTACGCGCATCCTTCTCGCCTTTAGGCTCAGCAGCGCTTACACCTGTTTTTTCCTCTTGAGGATCTTTGGTCTCGGCAGGAGTTGCCGCAGCGGGAGTCGTGTCCGCAGCCAAACTTTGGCTAATAACGCCGATATCAACATGGTCGAGGACGTAATTTATGTCTTCTGGAAACAGATAACCATACCCACCGGCAACTAATGCCAGGCTTAAAATCAATCCTAAGCCCACACTCGAGGATAATTTCCCTTGGCGCTTGTTAGAACTATAATCGATACGAAGCTTAGGGCGCGGAGCTGCCTTTTGCTGATTCTGTTTCAACTTTTTAAAGTGATCGTTATAGTTATTCATCCAATTTCCTTTTTGCCATTCTCTGAGCTCCCACTTCGCTCAGTCTTAAAATATCTTTTTTGCCGACCTCTTTTTTATAGGCCGCTTTCTTTTTGTCCTTGTGTGTTTCGAGTGTCTTCGCTTCTTTTTTCATCTCTGCGTGACGGTCTTTTAACTTCTGCAAGATCGACATTTCTTTTTTAAGTTGCGCTTCGATCTCTTTGACTCGAAAACCTAATCCCTCTATTCCCATATGAAGCAAGTTCGCGGTATTCACCTGAAAACTCCCATCACCAGTCCCTGTGCGGCTCACGGTGTCTCGCGACACTTGAATCTGCCTATGAATAGTATCTATTTGCTCGCGCAATAAGAGAATACGACCTTCTTGTTTTAGTACTTCATTCCAGGCAATTTTTTCCTCAAACTGCTTAATCTTTAAAAAGGAGTCGAGGCGGTAGTTGAATTTCTTCATTTGCCGTTACTGTATCTTAGGGAAATGGCGATCAATTCGTTGATCGAGTCGGAAAAGGTCGAGCGATGATTCAACGACTGCTTAAAGTAACGTTGGAGATCGTTGTAACACTGGATAGATTCATCGATTTCGGGATTGATCCCTTTTTTATAAGCACCGATATTAATTAAGTCTTCGGATTCGCGATAAAGAGCTAGTTTACGTCGCAGAATTTGTGCTGCTTGTAGATGATCTGGCGAAGAGACTTTATCCATCACACGACTAATACTTTGCAAGATATCAATCGCAGGATAAGTGCCTTGCTGAGCAATTTTTCGACTAAGTACAATGTGCCCATCGACGATCGAACGCACCGTATCCGCTACAGGCTCATCCATATCATCGCCTTCAACGAGAACCGTATAGAGGCCTGTGATACTACCACCAGATTCAAAGGACCCCGCCCGCTCAAGAAGACGGGACAGCGTGGGATATAGACTGGGAGTATAGCCGCGAACCGTCGGCGGCTCACCGGCCTGAAGTCCGATTTCTCTCTGCGCCATTGCAAATCGAGTGAGAGAATCCATGATCATGAGAACTTGCTTGCCCTGTCCAGAAAAGTACTCAGCAATCGATGTGGCAAGATAGGCACCACGAAGCCGTAACAACGCACTTTGATCGTTGGTCACAGCGACCACAATTGATTTCTTCATGCCTTCTTCACCGAGGACATCGTGAATAAAGTCTTTCACTTCGCGACCACGCTCACCGATCATCGCGATGACGTTAACGTCAGCTTCTGTAGAGCGCGCCATCATTCCCATGATGACTGATTTACCAACGCCTGAACCCGCCATGATGGCCACACGCTGACCACGACCCACGGTTAAGAAACCGTTAATTGTACGCACACCCAAATCGAGTGGATGAGCAATCTGTCGCCGATCCATAGGATTAATCGCAGCTTTGTAGAGTGAAACAGTATTTGATGCGAGAAGGGGACCTTTATCGTCAATAGGTTCGCCGAGTCCGTTAATCACCCGTCCCAGCATTCCCGGGCCGATCTTACATTCGCTCGAAGAACTGACAAGCTCGATGACGCTATCAAACCCGATTCCTTCCATCGAAAGATAGGGAACTAAAAGAGTTTTTCCTTTTTGAATTCCGACGACCTCAGCCAAAACCGATGTAGATCTGAGAGGCGAAGTAATTTTACAAACGGATCCAATATGAGCTTCCGGTAAAACACACACGACCATATTGCCGATGACATCCGTTATATATCCTGTTTTTTTAAGATAATCTTGGTCGTCGATTTTTCGTTTGTAGGAATCAAAATCAATCTTCATATTGAGTGTTGTCGTTGATGAGAGATTTCATACGTTGCAAACGTTGTTTAAGCGTACCGTCAATTGTTCCTTGAGGAGTTTCAATCACAACGTCTCCGGGCTGCAATTCGTCCTTAGCTTCTAACTTGATAGCACCGATATCCGTGTACTCAGGTTTTTGAATAATATTTGTTAAGAAATCAAAATCCCGTCGAGAGACATAGGCTTTAACATCATTCTTTTTAGAGGAATCTCCAGCGAGTACTGTCTTTATAAGCGGCACTACAAATTCGGGATCTTTTTCGATCTCACGCATAAGAATTTTTTCGGCAACAAAATAAGAGAAGTGAATAATCTCTTTTTCGTTTTCGGCGTAACCCTGAGCTCGGAGATCTTCGAGTTCGCTCATCCATTTTTTAAGAGTCTTAAAAGTCTCTTTGAGTTCGCCTTCAGCTGCACCGATCGTTTCGTCTTTACCTTTTTGCACACCTTCGGCGTAGCCTTTTTCGTAAGCCTGAGAATAAGCATCATCTTTGATCTTTTGGACGTATTTCATCACTTCGAGATCGAAGCGTCTCTGTTGCTCTTTCTCTTTGACGGCGTTTAAGCCGATTTGCTCTGAAATACGGGGATCGAGATCGAAGCTATCTTTGCGCGCGTTCTCGACAAAGTCGATAAATTCGACTTTTTTAACCTCGGCCCTCTCGTCCTTAACGGACTGAGGGACGTAATTAGTAACAATTTGTTCTTCTTTTTTAAACAAAGGCATCTTCCGATCCACCGCGAGCGATTGCGATCTTGCCTTCCGACTCTAGGCGACGAGCGATATTGATGATCTCGAGCTGAGCTCCATCCACATCGGAAACCTTCACCGGTCCTAGCGAAGCTAAATCTTCCGTCAACATCTCTGCTGCACGCTTCGATATGTTGCTGAACACTTTTGCTTTGATATCTTCGTTGGCTGTTTTGAGAGCCAAAAGAAGTTTGTCGTTGGGAACTTCCTTGAGAAGAAGCTGAATACCCTTGTCGTCGATCTTTCCGATATCCTCGAAGACGAACATGAGTTTACGAATTTCATCAGCCATTTCCGAATCGCGAGATTCGATGACTGAGAGAATCGACTTCTCTGTGGCTTTGTCCATTAAGTTTAACATTTCGGCCACAACCGATACACCACCAAGGTGAGCATTGTCTGTCGTTCCGATGTTTTGAAGTTCTTCTTTAAGTACAAGATCTACTTCCGCCAGAAGATCCGGAGAAACGTGATCTAAATTGGCTAACCTAAGTACAACCTCACCTTGGAGGGCTTCCGGGAGACGTTTTAAAACTTCCCCGCGTTTTTCCATTTCTAAGTGAGCTAAAATCACCGCGATGGTCTGCGGGTGCTCGTTAATCAAAAAGTTCACCAGGGATTTTGCATCCACAAGCTCTAAACTTTCTAGCGTACGAGATTGGCGACTGGCTGAATCGAGTTGGCCGAGAATTCCGCGGGCTTTTTCTTCGCCGAGCGCTTGAAGAATGGTATCGCGGGAGCTGACGTTATCTGAGAAGATGTAATCTTGAGTTTCGCTGACCAGCTCGTAGTACTCTTCGAGAACTTTCTTTGTCACCTCGATAGGAACAATGCGATAATGGTGCATCGTTGCTAACAATTTTTTTAAATCGGCTTCGTCCATATTTTTAAAAAAGATCTTGGCCGCATCGACCCCTAAATAATTAACCAAAATGGCGGCTTTTTCGAAGCCTCTGAGCTTGCGGTAATCGATGCTTTCTACTTTTCTGAGCTTTGCGGCGGCTTTATTGCTACTCATTTACACATCTCTCCTTACAAGCCATAAGCTAAACGCTCCGGCAGCCTTATCCTGATCTTCTTCGATCAGAGTCATAATACGATCCTTAAGAATTTCGCTTTCCGCTTTCTCCGGATCAATCGATTCTTGTAATATTGGAACAACTGAAGACATTCCTGGAAGACTATTATCCACGGACTGTAGCTCTTCCAATTCCTCGATCGTTTTAGGTAACATATCGTCGATCGATTCGTGGAAGCTGTCGGTCACCCAGCTTGTGAATGGTCGAATGAGGAACAAATACACCAGTGCGAGCCCGAGAGCCGCTAACACCCAGCTCAAAACAAATCGAATCAACTTTTGGCGATAAATTTCACTGGAAATTTCTTCGGCGGCCGTAAAGTCTTCTTTGGCAAACTGGAACGATTCGATCTTGACGGAATCTCCGCGCTTTTCGTCAAAGCCTATGGCATTACGAATTAAGTTTTCGAAGCGAGCGATCTCCTCGGCATTCCGCGGTTTCCACTCCGTCGTCGCCTTCCCATCTTTATCGGTTGAGGTCACATTGACGCCATCGACAAGGACCGCGATGCTCAAACGATTCACTGCACCGGCGCCTTCGATCACGTTGCGAACGGTTTTGGGAACCTCGTAATTTGTTGTTTTACTCTCGCGCTTTACATCTTGATTGAATGATACAGCTCCGGCTTCAGAGGCTCCAGGCAAATTGGCTCGCGCTCCAGCCACTCCTGTAGGATTGGAGCGGTTTCCTTCTACAGACTCCTGCTCCGTCTGTACGGCACGAATCGCCGCTTTGTCCGCATCGACCGTCTCTTCAACCATGGAGATTTTTTTATTGTTCAGCTCGGCACTGACTCGGGCGATCACTTTTCCTTCGCCCACCACTTTTGTAAGGATGGATTCCACACGCTCTTGGAAGTAGTTTTCGATCTTACGGCGAGCATCCATAAGTTCGGCGGAATCCGCTAAGGACGAATCTGATTTTTTAGAAAGAACTTTACCGCGAGAATCCACCACGGAAACATCCTCGGCCCGCATGTTTTCCACACCGTTAGCCACAAGGTTGGTAATTCCGCGAACTTGATCTTCGGTCAACATCTTTCCCGGGCGCATTTCGACCACGACAGAAGCGGTCGGATTCCGAGTCTCTTCCAAAAACGTTTTTTTCTCGGGAATCGCTAAAATGACCTTGGAACGCACTACTGGATCCAAACTGTTGATGGCACGCATGAGCTCACCCTGCAAAGCTCGTTGGTAGCGAATCTTTTGTTCATACGAGGTCGCACCGAAATTGGCTTTATCAAAGATAGAGAAGCTATCCGCCGAATCGCCACTACCCGCCTCTGACATGATTAACATCTGAGTCGAAGGTAGAAAGTTTTTAGGAATAAGGACCGTACGTCCACTGTCTCTCATTTGATAGGGGATCTTTTTAGAATCTAAAATATTAATCACCGATGGAGATTTTTCCGGTGTAAGATCCTTAAGAAGGACAACGTAATCTTGCGACGAAGCCATAAACATGATCGTCACTAGAGCTGTAACGGCAACGACCAAACTCCCAATCACCGATATTTTTTTAATCGGAGTGAGCGACTTGTAGAACTCGCGCAATTGAGATACCAACGTTTGTAACAAATTCTTCACAGTTTACCCCTTAAACCTGCATCTTCATGATTTCGTGATAGGCGTCGATCATTTTGTTTCTGACGGATGTCATAAGTCTTAAAGCGATATCCGCTTTTTCCGCGGAAATCTTAACGTCAGCGATATCTGTGGTTTGGCCAGTGGCTAATTGCTGCATTTTTACATCTGCAGTTTGTTGAAGATCATTGACCTTCATCACTGCATTTTGAAGTGTGTCTGCAAATGAAGTTTCCGATGCGCCGTCAACAGAGGACGGAGAATTTGAATTCGGTTTAACGATGTCGTTAATACCTTTACTTGTATTGATAAAGCCATTCTGGCCACTAATTTTTAAACCGTCCATGGTCTAACCTACCCTCTTGATTATTTTACTTCATTCGTCCTAAAAAATTAATCC
This window of the Bdellovibrionales bacterium genome carries:
- the fliF gene encoding flagellar M-ring protein FliF, which gives rise to MKNLLQTLVSQLREFYKSLTPIKKISVIGSLVVAVTALVTIMFMASSQDYVVLLKDLTPEKSPSVINILDSKKIPYQMRDSGRTVLIPKNFLPSTQMLIMSEAGSGDSADSFSIFDKANFGATSYEQKIRYQRALQGELMRAINSLDPVVRSKVILAIPEKKTFLEETRNPTASVVVEMRPGKMLTEDQVRGITNLVANGVENMRAEDVSVVDSRGKVLSKKSDSSLADSAELMDARRKIENYFQERVESILTKVVGEGKVIARVSAELNNKKISMVEETVDADKAAIRAVQTEQESVEGNRSNPTGVAGARANLPGASEAGAVSFNQDVKRESKTTNYEVPKTVRNVIEGAGAVNRLSIAVLVDGVNVTSTDKDGKATTEWKPRNAEEIARFENLIRNAIGFDEKRGDSVKIESFQFAKEDFTAAEEISSEIYRQKLIRFVLSWVLAALGLALVYLFLIRPFTSWVTDSFHESIDDMLPKTIEELEELQSVDNSLPGMSSVVPILQESIDPEKAESEILKDRIMTLIEEDQDKAAGAFSLWLVRRDV
- a CDS encoding FliI/YscN family ATPase, giving the protein MKIDFDSYKRKIDDQDYLKKTGYITDVIGNMVVCVLPEAHIGSVCKITSPLRSTSVLAEVVGIQKGKTLLVPYLSMEGIGFDSVIELVSSSSECKIGPGMLGRVINGLGEPIDDKGPLLASNTVSLYKAAINPMDRRQIAHPLDLGVRTINGFLTVGRGQRVAIMAGSGVGKSVIMGMMARSTEADVNVIAMIGERGREVKDFIHDVLGEEGMKKSIVVAVTNDQSALLRLRGAYLATSIAEYFSGQGKQVLMIMDSLTRFAMAQREIGLQAGEPPTVRGYTPSLYPTLSRLLERAGSFESGGSITGLYTVLVEGDDMDEPVADTVRSIVDGHIVLSRKIAQQGTYPAIDILQSISRVMDKVSSPDHLQAAQILRRKLALYRESEDLINIGAYKKGINPEIDESIQCYNDLQRYFKQSLNHRSTFSDSINELIAISLRYSNGK
- the fliE gene encoding flagellar hook-basal body complex protein FliE, which translates into the protein MDGLKISGQNGFINTSKGINDIVKPNSNSPSSVDGASETSFADTLQNAVMKVNDLQQTADVKMQQLATGQTTDIADVKISAEKADIALRLMTSVRNKMIDAYHEIMKMQV
- a CDS encoding flagellar biosynthesis protein FlgD, translated to MKVNSQPFSAAADSAKAGAPKKNSNQPSVGEVANQISGNEMTKTGRAIEGKGNPKLDKDAFFKLMLTQVKNQDPMNPLKEHEMAAQLAQFSSLEQMSNIKEVLTDMNKNQVSNTQYQSLDLMGKYISGDSSKIDRAKGDKKHEISFDLADEADVVQISITDPNGNIVKEMELNHQQKGPVKISWDGNDKENKVLPAGNYKVSVQAASETKGKVNVNTQFKGQVTGVNFTDKGPILMVGARAIALKDVKTIEMKEAGVDKAGPAKRSLGMATPSSSPMAKSAPSILGGEQNLPIDLAAFDAKNLTTKLK
- a CDS encoding flagellar hook-length control protein FliK, which produces MVTGAQGKNNILVQKPGAHAPEKSSLKKADRSFERELEKTQKKAPKRKEEEVAAQESPHQNSQQPKTMRPSDKSESQGKPVAKVDATSPEKSSPLITNGMPQDIVEGEIQGMDGILPQSTPTKDLLDLNVTQSEIMNIENPVLEGTEGIDISQMEAVSPQEVSEFADLLKLNESLGLKAQPSVEGAAENTSILSQDSATADIQVGALDSSIGNKEENLKDFSQDEQNLAESLADVRADQIGVQNKDKITDQFSKVLEAKASEMTQVQQKENSDAVVTNVRTMIKDGGGEMVMKLTPEGMGTIDLKVGVDAGVVSIEMKADNAEIKRALENNLSEIRTALEGQNLKIETVKVDVSDSFKDMQNNNPNQMDQQFARNFLGQFRDDRQAFRQQTMGMELERFPTSANGPQGLHPAQTRPAGNGRLNVVA
- the fliG gene encoding flagellar motor switch protein FliG — encoded protein: MSSNKAAAKLRKVESIDYRKLRGFEKAAILVNYLGVDAAKIFFKNMDEADLKKLLATMHHYRIVPIEVTKKVLEEYYELVSETQDYIFSDNVSSRDTILQALGEEKARGILGQLDSASRQSRTLESLELVDAKSLVNFLINEHPQTIAVILAHLEMEKRGEVLKRLPEALQGEVVLRLANLDHVSPDLLAEVDLVLKEELQNIGTTDNAHLGGVSVVAEMLNLMDKATEKSILSVIESRDSEMADEIRKLMFVFEDIGKIDDKGIQLLLKEVPNDKLLLALKTANEDIKAKVFSNISKRAAEMLTEDLASLGPVKVSDVDGAQLEIINIARRLESEGKIAIARGGSEDAFV